The Comamonas sp. GB3 AK4-5 genome includes a region encoding these proteins:
- the cgtA gene encoding Obg family GTPase CgtA, which yields MKFVDEAFIDIAAGDGGNGCVSFRHEKYKEFGGPDGGDGGRGGHVYAVADPNLNTLVDYRYSRRHEAKRGEHGKGSDMFGSAADDITLSMPVGTIITDAETGEVLYELLEPGEKITIAKGGDGGFGNLRFKSAINRAPRQKTPGYPGERKSLKLELKVLADVGLLGMPNAGKSTFIAAVSNARPKIADYPFTTLHPNLGVVRVAPEQSFVVADIPGLIEGASEGAGLGHLFLRHLQRTRLLLHVVDIAPFDEGVDPVAQAKAIVEELRKYDEGLHSKPRWLVLNKLDMVPVEERAAKVKDFVKRFKWKGPVFEISALTREGCEPLIRKIYEHVHAQQLLEQGPKEVDLRFVEAEGDAGPDLSDPRFAPRDID from the coding sequence ATGAAGTTCGTCGATGAAGCTTTTATTGACATTGCAGCCGGTGATGGTGGCAATGGCTGCGTGTCGTTCCGGCACGAAAAATACAAGGAATTCGGCGGCCCGGACGGGGGCGATGGCGGCCGGGGCGGTCATGTGTACGCCGTGGCCGATCCCAATCTGAACACCCTGGTCGATTACCGTTATTCGCGCCGCCACGAGGCCAAGCGCGGCGAGCATGGCAAGGGCTCGGACATGTTCGGCTCTGCGGCCGACGACATCACCTTGAGCATGCCGGTGGGCACCATCATCACCGACGCCGAAACCGGCGAAGTGCTGTATGAGCTGTTGGAGCCGGGCGAGAAGATCACCATTGCCAAGGGCGGCGATGGCGGCTTTGGCAATCTGCGTTTCAAGAGCGCCATCAACCGCGCTCCACGCCAGAAAACACCGGGCTACCCTGGCGAGCGCAAAAGCCTGAAGCTGGAGCTGAAGGTGCTGGCCGATGTGGGTCTGCTGGGCATGCCCAATGCGGGCAAGTCCACTTTTATTGCGGCGGTGTCCAACGCCCGTCCCAAGATTGCCGACTACCCCTTCACCACTTTGCACCCCAATCTGGGTGTGGTGCGTGTGGCGCCCGAGCAAAGCTTTGTCGTGGCCGATATTCCGGGCCTGATCGAAGGCGCTTCCGAAGGCGCGGGTCTGGGCCATCTGTTCCTGCGCCATCTGCAGCGCACCCGCTTGCTGCTGCATGTGGTGGACATTGCGCCGTTCGACGAGGGTGTGGACCCCGTGGCGCAAGCCAAGGCCATTGTGGAAGAGCTGCGCAAATACGACGAAGGCCTGCACAGCAAGCCGCGCTGGCTGGTGCTGAACAAGTTGGACATGGTGCCGGTCGAAGAGCGCGCGGCCAAGGTCAAGGACTTCGTCAAGCGCTTCAAGTGGAAGGGCCCGGTGTTCGAGATTTCGGCGCTGACGCGCGAAGGCTGCGAGCCGCTGATTCGCAAGATCTACGAGCATGTCCATGCCCAGCAGCTGCTGGAGCAGGGCCCCAAGGAAGTCGATCTGCGCTTTGTCGAAGCGGAAGGCGATGCCGGTCCGGACCTGAGCGATCCGCGCTTTGCGCCGCGCGATATTGACTAG
- the proB gene encoding glutamate 5-kinase — translation MASSVLRDARRIVVKVGSSLVTNEGRGLDEAAISEWSRQLASLVHGEGGIKRELIMVSSGAVAEGMKRLGWASRPKEIHELQAAAAVGQMGLVQMYETKLREQNVGSAQVLLTHADLADRERYLNARVTLLTLLQLGVVPVINENDTVVNDEIKFGDNDTLGALVANLVEADALIILTDQKGLYTADPRSNPDAQFVHEAVAGDLKLEAMAGGVGSSIGKGGMLTKILAAKRAAGSGASTVIAWGREQDVLLRLTQGEAIGTLLVAATHKNQARKQWMMDHLQLRGAVTVDAGAARVLRAEGKSLLPIGMTAVEGDFSRGEVIAVRDPQGQELARGLANYASSEARLLCRHASSEIERLLGYMAEPEMVHRDNMVVIAR, via the coding sequence ATGGCTTCCAGTGTGTTGCGCGATGCCCGTCGCATCGTGGTCAAGGTCGGTTCCAGTCTGGTCACCAACGAAGGGCGAGGCCTGGATGAGGCTGCCATCAGCGAATGGTCGCGCCAGCTGGCGTCCCTGGTGCATGGTGAGGGCGGCATCAAGCGCGAACTCATCATGGTCTCCAGCGGCGCGGTCGCCGAAGGCATGAAGCGTCTGGGCTGGGCCTCGCGGCCCAAGGAAATCCATGAGCTGCAGGCTGCCGCCGCCGTGGGCCAGATGGGCCTGGTGCAGATGTACGAGACCAAGCTGCGCGAGCAAAACGTGGGCAGCGCCCAGGTGCTGCTCACCCATGCCGATCTGGCCGACCGCGAGCGTTATCTCAACGCCCGCGTCACGCTGCTGACGCTGTTGCAACTGGGCGTGGTGCCGGTGATCAACGAGAACGACACCGTGGTCAATGACGAGATCAAGTTCGGCGACAACGACACCCTGGGGGCGCTGGTGGCCAATCTGGTGGAAGCCGATGCCCTGATCATCCTCACCGACCAGAAAGGCCTGTACACGGCCGATCCACGCAGCAACCCCGATGCCCAGTTTGTGCATGAAGCCGTGGCCGGCGACCTCAAGCTCGAAGCCATGGCCGGCGGCGTAGGCTCCAGCATTGGCAAGGGCGGCATGCTGACCAAGATCCTGGCGGCCAAGCGCGCGGCGGGCTCGGGGGCGTCTACCGTCATCGCCTGGGGGCGTGAGCAGGACGTGCTGCTGCGCCTGACCCAGGGCGAGGCCATTGGCACGCTGCTGGTGGCAGCCACGCACAAAAACCAGGCACGCAAGCAGTGGATGATGGATCACCTGCAGCTGCGCGGCGCCGTCACCGTGGATGCCGGCGCGGCCCGCGTGTTGCGTGCCGAAGGCAAAAGTCTGTTGCCCATTGGCATGACGGCCGTGGAGGGCGACTTCTCGCGCGGCGAGGTGATTGCCGTGCGCGACCCGCAAGGCCAGGAGCTGGCGCGTGGACTGGCCAATTACGCCAGCTCGGAAGCGCGGCTGCTGTGCCGCCATGCCTCCAGCGAAATCGAGCGCCTGCTGGGCTATATGGCCGAGCCCGAGATGGTGCACCGCGATAACATGGTGGTGATAGCGCGCTAG
- the rpmA gene encoding 50S ribosomal protein L27, whose protein sequence is MAQKKGGGSTRNGRDSKPKMLGVKAFGGQLISAGSIIVRQRGTKFHPGTNVGVGKDHTLFALVEGNVVFETKGALSKHTVSVTPV, encoded by the coding sequence ATGGCACAGAAAAAAGGCGGCGGCTCTACGCGCAACGGACGTGATTCCAAGCCAAAAATGCTGGGTGTGAAGGCCTTTGGTGGTCAGCTGATCAGCGCTGGTTCCATCATCGTGCGTCAACGTGGTACCAAGTTCCACCCCGGCACCAATGTCGGCGTGGGCAAGGACCATACCCTGTTTGCTCTGGTCGAAGGCAATGTGGTTTTTGAAACCAAGGGTGCCCTGTCCAAGCACACGGTCAGCGTGACTCCCGTCTAA
- a CDS encoding hemolysin family protein — translation MTLTQSLIIIAVLISASAFVAVAEISLAASRRLRLRQMADEGDPRAEKAMKMQEQPGDYFTVVQVGQNAIAILGGIVGEGTFSGGFAEVLAWWLPASTAQSMGSVLSFFLITSLFILFADLLPRRLSMSQPEYLLLRVLAPMQLCMSLLKPIVWFYSRITDALFRLFGLPMVRDERITSDDILAMTEAGTRAGVLERREQQVIANIFELDTRTVSSAMTQRESVAYFLRDDPDAVIRARIAEEPYSTYPVCDGDIDHVVGYVDAKDLFQRVLNNQPISLQDGSSLVHKALIVPDRLTLAEVLNQFQQVHEDFAIILNEYSLVVGVVTLNDVMSTVMGDLVTADDEEQQIVRRDAHSWLIDGVTPIDDVIRALDLEEMPHDDEYETLAGFLMVMLRRVPRRTDSVDWGGYKFEVIDVDSYRIDQVLVSRLSDGLMPPAPPALPTPELPPPLNTGVPDAPAAGQHPLVP, via the coding sequence ATGACCCTGACCCAAAGCCTGATCATCATTGCTGTTCTGATCTCCGCCAGCGCCTTCGTGGCCGTTGCGGAAATATCCCTGGCCGCTTCCCGTCGCCTGCGCCTGCGTCAAATGGCCGACGAGGGTGACCCCCGTGCAGAAAAAGCCATGAAGATGCAAGAGCAGCCCGGTGACTATTTCACTGTGGTGCAGGTGGGACAGAACGCCATCGCCATCCTGGGCGGTATCGTGGGCGAGGGCACGTTCAGTGGCGGCTTTGCCGAGGTTCTGGCCTGGTGGCTGCCCGCCAGCACGGCGCAGAGCATGGGCTCGGTGCTGTCCTTTTTCCTCATCACCTCGCTGTTCATTCTGTTTGCCGACCTTCTGCCCCGGCGCCTGAGCATGTCCCAGCCGGAATACCTGCTGCTGCGCGTGCTGGCTCCGATGCAGCTGTGCATGAGCCTGCTCAAGCCCATCGTCTGGTTCTACAGCCGCATCACCGATGCCCTGTTCCGCCTGTTCGGCCTGCCCATGGTGCGTGACGAGCGCATCACCTCGGACGATATTCTGGCCATGACCGAAGCCGGCACCCGCGCCGGCGTGCTGGAACGGCGCGAGCAACAGGTGATTGCGAATATCTTTGAGCTGGACACGCGCACCGTATCCTCGGCCATGACGCAGCGCGAAAGCGTGGCCTATTTCCTGCGCGACGACCCCGACGCAGTGATCCGCGCCCGCATTGCCGAGGAGCCCTATTCCACCTACCCGGTGTGCGATGGCGATATCGACCATGTGGTGGGCTATGTGGACGCCAAGGACCTGTTCCAGCGCGTGCTGAACAACCAGCCCATTTCGCTGCAGGACGGCAGCAGCCTGGTGCACAAGGCCTTGATCGTGCCCGACCGGCTGACGCTGGCCGAGGTGCTGAACCAGTTCCAGCAGGTGCACGAGGACTTTGCCATCATCCTCAACGAATACAGTCTGGTGGTGGGCGTGGTCACGCTCAATGACGTGATGAGCACGGTGATGGGCGACCTGGTAACGGCCGATGACGAGGAGCAGCAGATCGTGCGCCGCGATGCGCATTCCTGGCTCATCGACGGTGTTACCCCCATCGACGATGTGATCCGCGCCCTGGACCTGGAAGAAATGCCGCATGACGACGAATACGAGACCCTGGCGGGTTTTCTGATGGTCATGCTGCGCCGTGTGCCGCGCCGCACCGACAGCGTGGACTGGGGGGGCTACAAGTTCGAGGTGATTGACGTGGACAGCTACCGCATCGACCAGGTGCTGGTTTCCCGTCTCAGCGATGGGCTGATGCCCCCGGCCCCACCCGCCTTGCCCACACCCGAGCTGCCCCCGCCGCTGAATACCGGCGTGCCCGACGCCCCGGCGGCCGGCCAGCACCCGTTGGTGCCCTGA
- the prmC gene encoding peptide chain release factor N(5)-glutamine methyltransferase produces the protein MTESAHTPLPTVAQALQQAAAQGLARIDAQMLLLHCVGQGDAGRAWLLTHDNDALTPAQAAQWGQLLSRRLDGEPVAYLTGHKEFFGLSLQVDARVLDPRPDTETLVEWALELLQPLSKPKVADLGTGSGAIALALQHQRPDAEVTAVDASLDALAVASANAQRLQLPVRFVHSSWLEQLEGLFDAIVTNPPYIREDDPHMPALHHEPRQALTSGEDGLDDIRAIAAQAPARLTAGGWLLIEHGWDQAEAVAALLQTAGFTAVQHRHDLAGIVRCTAGQSPTAHSRVQTVK, from the coding sequence GTGACCGAATCCGCCCACACCCCCTTGCCCACCGTGGCCCAGGCCTTGCAGCAGGCGGCCGCACAAGGCCTGGCGCGCATCGACGCCCAGATGCTGCTGCTGCACTGCGTGGGCCAAGGCGATGCGGGCCGCGCCTGGTTGCTGACCCATGACAACGACGCCCTCACCCCGGCACAGGCCGCGCAATGGGGACAGCTGCTGTCGCGCCGCCTGGATGGAGAGCCCGTGGCCTATCTGACCGGTCACAAGGAATTCTTTGGCCTCAGTCTGCAAGTGGATGCCCGCGTGCTGGACCCCCGCCCCGATACCGAAACCCTGGTGGAATGGGCGCTGGAGCTGCTGCAGCCGCTATCAAAACCGAAGGTAGCCGACCTGGGCACGGGCAGCGGCGCCATTGCCCTGGCCTTGCAACACCAACGCCCCGACGCCGAAGTCACGGCCGTGGATGCCAGCCTGGACGCCCTGGCCGTGGCCAGCGCCAATGCCCAGCGTCTGCAGCTGCCTGTGCGCTTTGTGCACAGCTCCTGGCTGGAGCAGCTGGAGGGTTTGTTTGATGCCATCGTCACCAACCCGCCCTATATCCGCGAAGATGACCCCCATATGCCCGCGCTGCACCACGAACCGCGCCAGGCCCTCACCAGTGGGGAAGATGGTCTGGATGACATCCGCGCCATCGCGGCCCAGGCGCCGGCCCGGCTGACCGCGGGTGGCTGGCTGCTGATCGAGCATGGCTGGGACCAGGCCGAAGCCGTGGCCGCCCTGCTGCAAACCGCGGGGTTCACCGCTGTCCAGCACCGCCACGACCTGGCCGGCATTGTGCGTTGCACGGCAGGGCAATCACCCACAGCCCACAGCCGGGTGCAGACAGTGAAATAA
- a CDS encoding transglycosylase SLT domain-containing protein, producing the protein MEMRHASTGACSRRACLGAVATWMLGLGRSTQAHAGGQLEEPLADAVRTALRAALGGLALPEPVFASTEARMAYLRWLVQMSQRLAPRQGDASVRRDFLQTAWYEAGRAGLEVSLVLGLVQVESAFRQHAISQAGARGYMQVMPFWARTIGDGDAGKLFQLQTNLRYGCVILRHYLDRERGDMAMALGRYHGSRGQHAYPSAVLAAQRYWMLGSA; encoded by the coding sequence ATGGAAATGCGGCATGCAAGCACAGGCGCTTGCTCCCGCCGCGCCTGCCTGGGCGCGGTCGCGACCTGGATGCTGGGCCTGGGCCGTAGCACCCAGGCCCATGCCGGTGGCCAGTTGGAGGAGCCGCTGGCCGATGCCGTGCGCACCGCGCTGCGCGCGGCCCTGGGCGGTTTGGCGCTGCCGGAGCCGGTATTTGCCAGCACCGAGGCGCGCATGGCCTATCTGCGCTGGCTGGTGCAGATGAGCCAGCGGCTGGCACCGCGCCAGGGCGATGCCTCCGTGCGCCGCGACTTTCTGCAGACCGCCTGGTATGAGGCCGGCCGCGCCGGGCTGGAGGTGTCTCTGGTGTTGGGCCTGGTGCAGGTGGAAAGCGCTTTTCGCCAGCACGCCATCTCGCAGGCCGGTGCACGCGGCTATATGCAGGTCATGCCGTTTTGGGCGCGGACCATAGGCGACGGCGATGCGGGCAAGCTGTTTCAGCTGCAGACCAATCTGCGCTATGGCTGCGTGATACTGCGCCACTATCTGGACCGTGAGCGTGGCGATATGGCCATGGCCCTGGGGCGCTACCACGGCAGCCGGGGCCAGCATGCTTACCCGAGCGCGGTGCTGGCGGCCCAGCGCTACTGGATGCTGGGCAGCGCCTGA
- the grxD gene encoding Grx4 family monothiol glutaredoxin has translation MSDVQQRIDQLVKNNDILLFMKGSASFPMCGFSGRAVQILKACGVEPKAIATVNVLEDQEIRQAIKDYSNWPTIPQLYVKGEFIGGSDIMMEMYESGELQQLIQG, from the coding sequence ATGAGCGACGTTCAACAACGCATAGACCAACTGGTCAAGAACAACGACATCTTGCTGTTCATGAAGGGCAGCGCCAGCTTCCCCATGTGCGGCTTCTCCGGCCGTGCCGTGCAGATTCTGAAGGCCTGCGGCGTGGAGCCCAAGGCCATTGCCACGGTGAACGTGCTGGAAGACCAGGAAATCCGCCAGGCCATCAAGGACTACAGCAACTGGCCCACCATTCCCCAGCTGTATGTGAAGGGTGAGTTCATCGGCGGCTCGGACATCATGATGGAGATGTACGAGTCCGGTGAGCTGCAGCAGTTGATCCAGGGCTAA
- the rplU gene encoding 50S ribosomal protein L21 encodes MYAVIKTGGKQYRVAAGEKIKVEQIAADVGQEIVIDQVLAVGNGSELKVGTPLVSGATVKATVVAHGKHDKVRIFKLRRRKHYAKSQGHRQQFTELQIVAVAA; translated from the coding sequence ATGTACGCGGTCATAAAAACCGGTGGCAAGCAATATCGCGTTGCCGCTGGCGAAAAAATCAAAGTAGAACAGATTGCTGCGGACGTAGGCCAGGAAATCGTGATCGACCAGGTTCTGGCAGTCGGCAACGGCTCTGAACTGAAGGTTGGCACGCCCCTGGTGTCCGGCGCAACTGTGAAGGCAACTGTGGTTGCTCACGGCAAGCACGACAAGGTGCGCATCTTCAAGCTGCGTCGTCGTAAGCATTACGCCAAGTCTCAAGGCCATCGCCAGCAGTTCACCGAACTGCAAATCGTGGCGGTTGCTGCTTAA
- a CDS encoding RNA pyrophosphohydrolase has protein sequence MLDRDGFRPNVGIILLNHKNQVFWGKRIRTHSWQFPQGGIDRGETPEQAMFRELHEEVGLKPNHVRVVARTRDWLRYEVPDRYIRRDARGHYKGQKQIWYLLQLTGHDWDLNLRATDHPEFDAWRWNDYWVPLDVVVEFKRGVYEMALTELARFLPRYEQRNRYLRSGMRGRDGAPAQEADPMVPQQRLGLLLNPGLELPPGASFDPDPQSSQDPQS, from the coding sequence ATGCTTGACCGGGACGGATTTCGCCCGAACGTCGGCATCATCCTGCTCAACCACAAGAACCAGGTGTTCTGGGGAAAACGCATCCGCACCCACAGCTGGCAGTTTCCGCAAGGTGGCATTGATCGGGGCGAAACGCCCGAGCAGGCCATGTTCCGTGAACTGCATGAAGAAGTGGGGCTGAAGCCCAACCACGTTCGCGTGGTGGCCCGCACCCGGGATTGGTTGCGCTACGAGGTGCCAGACCGTTACATACGCCGTGACGCGCGGGGTCATTACAAGGGGCAAAAGCAGATCTGGTATTTGCTGCAGCTGACCGGACACGACTGGGATTTGAACCTGCGTGCCACCGACCACCCCGAGTTCGATGCCTGGCGCTGGAACGATTACTGGGTGCCACTCGATGTGGTGGTGGAGTTCAAGCGCGGGGTGTATGAAATGGCGCTCACCGAGCTGGCCCGCTTTCTGCCCCGCTATGAGCAGCGCAACCGCTATCTGCGCAGCGGCATGCGTGGCCGGGATGGTGCCCCGGCGCAGGAAGCAGACCCCATGGTGCCCCAGCAACGCCTTGGCCTGCTGCTCAACCCCGGACTGGAACTGCCTCCCGGCGCCAGTTTCGACCCTGACCCACAGTCCTCCCAGGACCCGCAATCCTGA
- a CDS encoding proline--tRNA ligase, which translates to MKASQFLISTLKEAPADAEVVSHKLMTRAGMIKKLGAGIYNYMPMGLRVIRKVEAIVREEMNRAGAMEVTMPVIQPAELWQETGRFDKMGPELLRIQDRHGRDFVVQPTSEEAVTDIARQEFKSYKQLPKNLYQIQTKFRDERRPRFGLMRGREFTMKDAYSFDKDHAGAQISYQTMRQAYQRIFDRFGLQYRAVRADSGAIGGDLSEEFQVIASTGEDAIVYCPQSDYAANIEKAESLAPTQARPAASQSMAKVATPGNSTCEAVAAQLGLPLSQTVKSLVLATDELDDKGLIVKTQVWLLLLRGDHEMNEIKVSKVEGLAGFRFASVPEIEAHFGSQPGYLGPVGLKLPVNIVVDRDVAVMADWVCGANEEGFHITGVNFGRDLAEPTVVADLRNVVAGDKSPDGAGVLAIERGIEIGHVFYLGTKYSQAMNATFLGDNGKPQHFEMGCYGIGITRLPAAAIEQNHDERGIIWPDAIAPFTVVICPIGMGRSEAVKEEAFKLYEALLALGVDVILDDRDERPGAMLADWELIGVPHRVVLGDRGLKDGVVEYQHRRDAEATKIATGDALSHLKAQLGLN; encoded by the coding sequence ATGAAAGCCTCCCAATTTCTTATCTCCACCCTCAAGGAAGCTCCGGCCGATGCCGAAGTGGTCAGCCACAAGCTCATGACGCGGGCTGGCATGATCAAAAAGCTGGGTGCCGGCATCTATAACTACATGCCCATGGGCCTGCGCGTGATTCGCAAGGTCGAAGCCATCGTGCGCGAGGAAATGAACCGCGCCGGTGCCATGGAAGTCACCATGCCCGTGATCCAGCCCGCCGAGCTGTGGCAGGAAACCGGTCGCTTCGACAAGATGGGCCCCGAGCTGCTGCGCATCCAGGACCGCCATGGCCGTGACTTTGTGGTGCAACCCACCAGCGAAGAGGCCGTGACCGACATCGCCCGCCAGGAGTTCAAGAGCTACAAGCAGCTGCCCAAGAACCTCTACCAGATCCAGACCAAGTTCCGCGATGAGCGCCGCCCCCGCTTTGGCCTGATGCGTGGCCGCGAGTTCACCATGAAGGATGCCTACTCCTTCGACAAGGACCACGCCGGCGCCCAGATCAGCTACCAGACCATGCGCCAGGCCTACCAGCGCATCTTTGACCGCTTCGGCCTGCAGTACCGCGCCGTGCGCGCCGACAGCGGCGCCATTGGCGGCGATCTGAGCGAAGAGTTCCAGGTGATCGCCTCCACCGGCGAAGACGCCATCGTCTACTGCCCTCAGAGCGACTACGCCGCCAACATCGAAAAGGCCGAAAGCCTGGCGCCCACGCAGGCTCGCCCCGCTGCCAGCCAGTCCATGGCCAAGGTGGCTACCCCCGGCAACAGCACCTGCGAGGCCGTGGCCGCGCAACTGGGCCTGCCGCTGTCCCAGACCGTGAAGTCGCTGGTGCTGGCCACCGACGAGCTCGACGACAAGGGCCTGATCGTCAAGACCCAGGTCTGGCTGCTGCTGCTGCGCGGCGACCATGAGATGAACGAGATCAAGGTGAGCAAGGTCGAAGGCCTGGCGGGCTTCCGCTTTGCCAGCGTGCCCGAGATCGAAGCCCACTTTGGCAGCCAGCCCGGCTACCTGGGCCCTGTCGGTCTGAAGCTGCCGGTGAACATCGTGGTGGACCGCGATGTGGCCGTGATGGCCGACTGGGTGTGCGGCGCCAATGAAGAGGGCTTCCACATCACCGGTGTGAATTTTGGCCGCGACCTGGCCGAGCCCACCGTGGTGGCCGATCTGCGCAATGTGGTGGCTGGCGACAAGTCGCCCGATGGCGCCGGTGTGCTGGCCATCGAACGCGGCATTGAAATCGGCCATGTGTTCTACCTGGGCACCAAGTATTCCCAGGCCATGAATGCCACCTTCCTGGGCGACAACGGCAAGCCCCAGCACTTCGAGATGGGCTGCTACGGCATCGGCATCACCCGCCTGCCGGCTGCGGCCATCGAGCAGAACCATGACGAGCGCGGCATCATCTGGCCCGACGCGATTGCGCCTTTCACCGTGGTGATCTGCCCTATTGGCATGGGCCGCAGCGAAGCCGTCAAGGAAGAAGCCTTCAAACTCTATGAGGCCCTGCTGGCCCTGGGTGTGGACGTGATCCTGGACGACCGCGACGAGCGCCCAGGCGCCATGCTGGCCGACTGGGAGCTGATTGGCGTGCCCCACCGCGTGGTGTTGGGTGATCGTGGCCTCAAGGACGGCGTGGTGGAATACCAGCACCGCCGCGATGCAGAAGCCACCAAGATCGCCACGGGCGACGCTTTGTCGCACCTCAAGGCGCAGCTGGGCTTGAACTAA